From a region of the Eulemur rufifrons isolate Redbay chromosome 7, OSU_ERuf_1, whole genome shotgun sequence genome:
- the DYNC2I2 gene encoding cytoplasmic dynein 2 intermediate chain 2, with product MLPPSRLDTARLAAFLRRVEAMVIRELNKNWQSHAFDGFEVNWTEQQQTVSCLHTLCYPPAQGQGLHVTSISWNTTGSVVACAYGRLDDGDWSTLKSFVCAWNLDRRGLNPRQPSAVVEVPSAVLCLAFHPTQPSHIAGGLYSGEVLVWDMSRPEDPLLWRTGLTDDTHTDPVYQVVWLPEPRQSHRFQVLSVATDGKVLLWQGVGAGRLQLTEGFALVIQQLPRSTKLKKPPRGETEVGTTAVAFSGFDPSLFILGTEGGFPVKCSLTAEEAALTRMPSSVPLRAPAQFTFSSHGGPIYSVSCSPFHRNLFLSAGTDGHVHLYSMLQAQPLISLQLSYKYLFAVRWSPVRPLVFAAASGEGDVQLFDLQKSSQKPTVSIKQTEDGSPVYCLEFNSQQTQLLAAGDAKGTVKVWQLSTEFTEQGPRETEDLDQLAAEVAT from the exons ATGCTGCCTCCGTCCCGGCTCGACACCGCCCGCCTGGCAGCCTTTCTTCGGCGTGTGGAGGCCATGGTCATCCGAGAGCTGAACAAGAATTGGCAGAGCCACGCATTTGACGGCTTCGAGGTGAACTGGACGGAGCAGCAGCAGACG GTGTCTTGTCTGCACACCCTGTGTTACCCCCCAGCCCAAGGGCAGGGTCTGCATGTAACCAGCATTTCCTGGAACACCACTGGCTCCGTGGTGGCCTGTGCATATGGCCG GCTGGACGACGGGGACTGGAGCACGCTCAAGTCTTTTGTGTGCGCCTGGAACCTGGACCGGCGGGGCCTGAATCCCCGGCAGCCGTCGGCAGTGGTGGAGGTGCCCAGTGCTGTCCTGTGCCTGGCCTTCCACCCGACTCAGCCTTCCCACATCGCAG GAGGACTGTACAGTGGTGAGGTGCTGGTGTGGGACATGAGCCGTCCTGAGGACCCGCTGCTTTGGCGCACAGGCCTGACAGACGACACTCACACAGACCCCGTGTACCAG GTGGTTTGGCTGCCAGAGCCCCGACAGAGCCACCGCTTCCAGGTGCTGAGCGTGGCCACAGACGGGAAGGTGCTGCTCTGGCAGGGGGTCGGGGCCGGCCGGCTGCAGCTCACTGAGGGCTTCGCCCTGGTCATTCAGCAGCTGCCGCGGAGCACCAAGCTCAAGAAG CCTCCCCGGGGTGAGACTGAGGTGGGCACGACGGCAGTGGCCTTCTCCGGCTTTGATCCCAGCCTTTTCATTCTGGGCACGGAGGGCGGCTTCCCAGTCAAGTGCTCCCTGACGGCAGAAGAGGCAGCCCTCACGCGGatgcccagctctgtgccccTGCGGGCCCCGGCACAGTTCACCTTCTCTTCCCATGGTGGTCCCATCTACTCTGTGAGCTGTTCCCCCTTCCACAG GAATCTCTTCCTGAGCGCAGGGACGGATGGCCACGTCCACCTGTACTCCATGCTGCAGGCCCAGCCCCTGATTTCGCTGCAACTGTCCTACAAGTATCTGTTTGCTGTGCGCTGGTCACCTGTGCGCCCCTTGGTTTTTGCGGCTGCTTCTGGGGAAG GTGACGTGCAGCTGTTTGATCTCCAGAAAAGTTCCCAGAAACCCACAGTTTCGATCAAGCAAACTGAGGATGGCAGTCCTGTCTACTGCCTTGAATTTAACAGCCAGCAGACTCAGCTTCTGGCTGCCGGTGACGCCAAAGGCACAGTGAAGGTGTGGCAGCTGAGCACTGAGTTCACTGAACAGGGGCCCCGGGAAACCGAAGACTTGGACCAGCTGGCAGCAGAGGTGGCCACCTGA